A region from the Benincasa hispida cultivar B227 chromosome 10, ASM972705v1, whole genome shotgun sequence genome encodes:
- the LOC120087568 gene encoding probable folate-biopterin transporter 7 has translation MATSNSDNPIQKVLGLGYWVQGFRCFPWMAVNFFLKDGLNVDPSTLQLLQNSANLPMVAKPLYGILSDAVYISGQHRIPYIAIGAFLQAVSWIPIALMPPSRISVFTISIYLLLSNLGASIAEVANDAIVAEAGKRPTSSKNSRASSSGELQAFVWVASSAGGILGNLLGGIAIDRFSPQAMFLSFGLLLSLQFFLTIIVRENSLNLPRSSTNAGINKQLSELAAVLKRPDIAYSILWFAASYSIIPALTGTMFFYQTEHLKIESSVLGISKVFGQAALLLWGVIYNRHLKSVPSRKLISSIQVSMAVFMISDVLFVKGVYREMGVPDFIYVVLFSGLSEVLLFFKILPFSVLIAQLCPPGCEGSLMAFVMSAIALAFIVSGCLGVALASYVGITANDFSGLAHGLIIQAVCTLLPLSCSWCIPDDIKAKDRRKDSKKQQ, from the exons ATGGCCACATCGAATTCCGATAATCCGATCCAGAAGGTTCTCGGATTGGGATATTGGGTGCAGGGTTTCCGTTGCTTCCCATGGATGGCCGTTAACTTCTTCCTCAAGGACGGCCTCAATGTGGACCCTTCTACTCTtcagcttcttcaaaattccgCCAATCTTCCCATGGTCGCCAAGCCTCTCTACGGGATTCTCTCTGATGCCGTTTATATTTCCGGCCAACATCGCATCCCTTACATTGCAATTGGAG CTTTCTTACAAGCAGTGTCATGGATACCCATAGCACTTATGCCACCATCTAGAATTTCAGTTTTCACCATCAGCATATATCTTCTACTTAGCAATCTCGGTGCTTCAATAGCAGAGGTTGCTAATGATGCCATTGTTGCGGAGGCAGGAAAACGGCCCACTTCTTCCAAGAATTCTCGAGCATCTTCCTCGGGTGAGCTCCAGGCATTTGTTTGGGTTGCATCTTCTGCTGGTGGGATTCTTGGAAATCTTCTTGGAGGCATTGCTATTGATAGGTTCTCACCCCAAGCAATGTTCCTGTCCTTTGGCCTTCTCCTTTCACTTCAATTCTTTTTAACCATCATTGTTCGTGAAAACTCTCTTAATCTCCCTCGGAGCTCGACGAATGCTGGTATCAACAAACAACTCTCAGAACTTGCAGCCGTTCTAAAAAGACCCGACATTGCTTATTCCATTCTATGGTTTGCTGCATCTTACAGCATAATACCTGCATTGACAGGCACCATGTTTTTCTATCAGACAGAGCATTTGAAAATTGAGTCATCTGTTTTGGGCATCTCTAAAGTTTTTGGTCAAGCAGCCCTGCTGTTATGGGGCGTAATTTACAATCGTCATCTGAAGTCGGTCCCATCTAGGAAACTTATTTCAAGTATCCAGGTTTCGATGGCGGTGTTTATGATCTCGGACGTGCTGTTCGTGAAGGGAGTCTATCGAGAAATGGGCGTGCCAGATTTCATATATGTTGTTTTATTCTCTGGACTTTCAGAAGTTCTGTTATTCTTCAAGATCTTGCCATTCAGTGTTCTGATAGCTCAGCTTTGCCCACCAGGATGTGAGGGCTCTCTTATGGCTTTCGTAATGTCAGCCATCGCCCTCGCGTTCATAGTGAGCGGATGTCTTGGTGTAGCGCTTGCTTCTTATGTTGGCATTACAGCAAATGACTTTTCTGGGCTTGCTCATGGTTTAATAATCCAAGCAGTCTGCACTCTTCTGCCATTGTCTTGTTCATGGTGCATCCCTGATGATATCAAAGCCAAAGACAGAAGAAAAGACTCCAAAAAACAGCAGTAG